From the genome of Phlebotomus papatasi isolate M1 chromosome 2, Ppap_2.1, whole genome shotgun sequence:
aagagctgagtgtattATGTGTCTGAGATCGAGGCTTTTCTGGCGATACGTTACATTCTTCCTTCCTTCCTTGGTCCTTCCGACGGGGGCACGGACTATGTCCCACGCTCCCCTGTGCCCTCTGGTCCTGGCACTCCATCGGTGATTGGGTTGCCTGGGATTTAGGGAGGCCTGAAGAATGTCCAGGAAGCTTTGGAGTATTAGGCTGGACTTGCGGAGGCTCTTGTTGGTGGCTATGGTGGTGGAAGAGACCGAGTGGAGATGTGTACTCCACAAAGGTCCGTGGTGGAAGAGATGGAGCAGGGCAattttttctctcactcagaACTCTTCATAAGCCTTCTACTTTCCTCCGCTTTGGGCGACCTCGTCGCCTCGCCACACAAGCACTTCCAATACACTCCGAAAAATTGTTGCACACGCAACGAACTGACGTACTTCACTCTAGTCAAGAGATTTGAGCACCAGGCAAAACTAATCCATTTGGTGATAAACTTGCAGCTGATAGCGCAAAGTAAACATTAAGGAAGTCTTCCACGGAGCTCTCTCACCAGTAAGCACCAGAGGATTCATCTTGGGCGCCTAATAACTGTTATTTACAGTCACCGGCTGGCTGCCACCCAGAGTCTCCGTGCCGAAAGGTGGGATCTATTGTGGTTCGGGTAGCAAGTGACGTGTTTCCTCGACATTCGCGCCGAGTACCTAGGACTGAGAGGCTCCTTTTGGAAGGAAATGACTAGGAAAGTGACAAGAGGAAGTGAATAGTGTTCTAAAGAAACCCTCATCGTTTAAATCGTTCCCGCCATATTCATTCCCTGGCCAAGTCCGGAACATTATTCGTCGGTCACAAGACACACCGGCGAACTGACGCCATTTCATCCACCCAAATGATAACCCTGTATGCAATATCTACAGATACAGAACCATCGTGGAAGGACACTGCCCAAGTATCTGAAGTTATTGGTTGTAGACAGGCCTTCCCCATCCACAGATAGAGATCCGCTACCTTCGGTACTTCCGCTGAAATTGAGGTGCATATACTCAGTTTTCAAACAACTAATTTTAAGACCATCACCCTCCAATACATTGCATTGGAGGAGATCCCTGGTTTTGTCCATTAGCACTACATCGTCTGCTTAGAGCACAGTCCATGGCACCTCGGTCTAGATAGAAGTGGTTAGATAAAATCCATGACAACATTGAAGAACAGTGAAGTCAGTGCTGAACCCTGATGCACCCCAACACGTGTAACAAACCGTTTTCCAACTGAAGTCAGGCTGCAGTCGGGATTTCATGATATTACTTGCGATCATGCACATGTCGTCCGGTAGCCTAtagtaagatttttttctgtagtATGGCAGCTGATTTTGAGGTGGCTTGCAAGTAACCTCACACTGTCGCCTATTCCCTCCGGTCACCTAGAATAATTACTGAGTGCAGCTCAGTCCACTTAGTCTTGTCCCTCCGGGGGCTCAAGGGACTCAAGTTCTGATATCACAGTGAGATATCACAGATCTGAAGGTTATCACAGTTTAATAACTTATAAAACTGCAGCAAAATGAACGTTACTaataagttaattaaaaatatccctAAAGTTGGGATGTACATGATAAATCCGTGGTGGTCGAGTGGATTTGTCAGCCGATAATATCTAAAACACTCACTTTTTGGGGAAAAATGTTAGACTTTATTTCAGAGAACGGGATGTTGACTTTTTGACAGTTCAGCTACAGTGACCTTCTCACTCTTTCACTCTACACTAGTTCCCTCTATGTGCAATATCCAGAAACTTagtacattttttagtacattataGCAGTTACCGTCAGTCAGTTCAGATTCCCCCATTTTCTTCCACAGCTCTACTGGAATACTGGTCCAGTTGCCTTTCCATTcttcatgaaaattaaaataccaTTCATAAATAGTtttgtgtaatttatttaattgcaaaTACCTTAAATTTAGgtgaattatttatgaaattttataaacattttcaatgtcaagatttaatgaatttatgtgCAGTCACtccttaaagtattttctttagaatccatttatagaaaaataatcaAATCAAACCTTAAAATTTTTTACTTCCAGAATTTCTGAACCACTGATTCCTTCTTCTCGAGTCGACCTTGCAGCGCGGGATGACTTATAcctgtgcaaaaaaaaacaattgaatctTTTCATTAAAACATTCCATTGGAATCTTCAAAGTGCCAGTTGGTACCTTTATTGACTGGGGCATGTTTCCTGATTGTCTTGGGACTCTTCTTTATCCGATACGGTGAGATTCTTTTGTTTTCATTGCTTGTGACTTTGTTGAAGCGTTTTGGAGAACTTTTTAATTTGAAGTTCTTTGCAAGATGAACACTGGGCCCAGGGACATTATTCTTCTGCTCAGTCAGAACAGAAGGCACCCTAAAAGTATGATTCATCTCTGCCCCAAGTCCACCTTCTGGTTCATTGGTAGCAGACTCAAGGGGCTCAATTCCACTGAGAATCTGCGTTGCATTGGGATCTGATGGGGCAAAAAGTGGCACCGGAGGCACCCCGTCATCCATTATCAGTTTCTTCCGCTTTGCCGGATTCCGATTGATGACATCATCAGCCTCCTGCAACCTTTTCCCCCCAATCACTCCTATTCCCATCCCAAAGTCCAGAGCCCGAATCTTGCTCAGAGACTCAAAGGAATCCTCCTGTTCTTCATCAGCAAACTTGATATTCGCCTTACCCTCAACCAATTTCACCAACTTCTGATACTTTCGCTTCATATTGACATCCATGGTGTACTTATTGGCGCGCATCAAAAGATAATTCTGCTGGATTATTTCGCAGGAAAGCAACAGAGCATTCTTCATATTGTCCAGTTCATTTTTCATCAGGATCATAGTCTTATTTGTGTGCAGTTGTCCCTGATCCTGATACAGAACCTTTCGTTCTAGATCCTTATTTCTCATGTACATCTCGAGCATTTCATGCCCCTCCCTCTCCTGCATCTCCTGTCGCAGTTTCTGCAAATCCTCCAACAGATTCTTATGCTTCGCCTCCCACTCAACTATGATCTTCTTTTGGTCATCCAATTGTCGAGAGTATTTATCAATGGACGCTTCCAAACGAGATGCATCCTGAAATTTTGGATGGTTATAAACATACAATAACCCTATatttactacactgagaaaaaaagaggtgcgattaacttttttctcataactttaacactttttaggtgtaaaaatatatcaacattttttaatattaattttacacctttttaagggtaaaattaacatgaaaagtgtaactttaacccctaatacacctaaaaagggtaatatttacaccgatttcggatcaatactgcagggtaaaattaacatttccggaatgttattttaactttttcggatttctctcactaaGTGTActtatttcctttattttcgaattaaaatcagtttttaaagaaaaaaaacaataaacctAAATCCATATTGAACTTATCGTgatattaaaaagaagaagTGCGCAAAAGAAAAGAACGAATACAATAAATTTGTGAAGGAGAAggataaaaaaatgttatagtgacattgtcatactttcGGCAttctttttagatcaggaaaattttatgaaatcaaaattcttatCCCTTTCTTCCTCAAGCGTGTTGCAtctgtctatcccactctatcagactcttcctcttcttttaagcatcacaataaattcaattgcgTTCAATCCAGTCACAAAACAGTGGTTTGAGAACGAGacatgtgaatttagatttcatgaatttttgatCTAAATGGTATGCCCCAGAACCATTACTATCTAAATTGAAAATGTCTCATTTTGGGCTAAGTATAGTAAAGTGATTATTAGAAACTTTCAAGCAAACTTCAAGttctttgtttaataaaaagttttaataaaaggGATTTACACaggattaaccctctaacggtgttttcatTAATATGCgagaaaaagttctaaaacaatgttttttaggataattatgatccaataaagtcgaaaaaaccatccattcttcattatctcttttagtttaggcgctaggtgggaaaacataattttcttttgaaactctttttgcttctaaaattcacatttttagttttttcaatttttttttaaataaaatatacaaagtagaatgatatatcttttagtaaaaaataaatttattttagtcagataaatttaaatcggtatttttatggaaattgtaaatgagtttttttgcaaaaatattttttgttgctttttctctgacctgtcacataaAACTGGctatagcaacaaaacgaagagtcaaaatgagttcaaactttcaagagatgtttataagactattatcgaggacactatagcacttttaaataaataaaacctttattgtcgctctaaatgtgatttttgtaaagaccgcctggaggcggtcttacccgttagagggttaactaacagtaaaattacgattttttctACGCTTGTAAGGTTTAAGTTTgggaaattaaaatgtttatatCTAATACCTAGGAAGAAACTTTTTAAATGTTTCGAACTATGAGGAAATAATCAATTTCTTAtggatatgaaaaaaaaacttaaccctttaacacttggaaggaccctagtggcagccgctgccaatttagtttttaatttaattttttatagtgaagaatatatcatttcgcctggaggcctgattgaatgcgtgcagaatttatctggctattttttcgttataaaatttttaataaaaattaaatattaatgtaaatatattgcaaaaacaaaaaactgcactcggaaggaccaagtggcagttgctgccatatgcattttatatggcagtttgacgttctgcagatgtaattttcttgattgttagtgtataaaagccttaaaagaacaaattgaaagtgtttttgcaaattattgagaagaattataggaaatattgaattgggaaatatgtatgaaatatgaataattatgggaattattcaatttttctcttatttaccaaagctcaaaatccattttgttaagcgaagttaatagaaaatagttaatagtatcaactattgttcataaagtagaatttttgctttgaaaaataagagaaaaattgaaacattcaaaggctgccgcatccaaaggcacaccactttccctgacgccatgattctgataaagatgaaaacatcgaatggttaaaaatctttagatacagtacccaaggagatgaaatttctgattcagacaccagaaaagaactgactaaagcttcgaatattaaaatataagtaaaaatatcaaaatattatgtaaaattcgataaatggcagcggctgccacttggtcctttcgtgacacttttagttagggttctacgaagtgttaaggACGATtcggtcaccggtgacccaaaaatgaaatttttcccacggccttctaaagttgcaTTTTGCTGTAAAAAGTTAGAAAGTCATTTTTTCTGACTCTCGtttttttgaccctctcgtccttaaagggtcaagaacaaaagggtcaaaaattgagtgtccgaaaaaaatctttttctgacgttctagagcaaaacataactttacaTTGccgttgtaatttttttttgtctttttttggaAGCACCGGTGATCCGATGGATCTTGGTGAAGAACACCATACGCTCTGGCGGAAATCCTccgaagcaattttttttaactataatttttTGAGTACTAAAAAGTTTGTCAAGTCATTAAAATCAGTGAGTCATTCTATTCTTTGTCAAGATCTCGGTGCAAACATCAATTAGagtttaaagttaaaaattCTATAATTATCTTTGGCATTTAGTTATAATTTGCTCTCGAAAGTTGTGTAAAAGAATGATTAGATTATTAGTGAATAAGGATAATCTTATGATCTTGATCTTATGATAAAGATGATCTTGTGAATAAAGAGTGATAATGTAGAACAGCGCTCAACTACAAACTGgtatattgaatttcaatatacagtcgagttccccaaatttgaactcctcaaatttcaacgacggttgcattcacaatgtaaaatatgaggttatgtaaaagaaattttgcgcggagtctgaattagaactatttttctctggtgttttctcaatattgtagtattttattaattttctcaacaaattccgcctatttaacaacaaattcaattgataaaattctttaattattttccttaatttagcaaaattgaatttttcatgaattCCGATAcgatttgaaaatattgttcaaatttgaggaactctactgtagtcacctcccagcgagcacagttagctataaaaggcagcgttttcagcatattttttttactgaaaatgcTGCTTTTTTTAGCTAATTGTGCTCGCTTGGCTATAGAGTAGTATCATAGTCACCTTCGTATCTATGCTCACTGGGATAGAAAGGATAGAAATCGTTACTTTAGGTGTGACGTCTTGAGGAGGGCTATAAGCATATCTATTCAGTTCAGTCTCTCGCTGATCGTCAAAGAGTGCGCTTGGGGTTGAGCTAGGGAGGGTTAGCCCTCCAAAAGTTAACTATAATTCTCCCGTGAGTTCTAGAATACACGTTGGTGGCTCGGTCGCGACATTTAATAAACCTCTGGATTAATTGGTTTTTATTCAAAACAATAAACCTTTTAAAATATACAAGggttcacacaaaaaaaaagttttcgcaattttttttatttttaattttagaaattctagACAAGGCTAATGGGTTAACAAAATTTCCCAGTAagtaatttcaaatttatgaaTCTTGAATTTGAATTATAACCGCTAATAGGGAAACCTTTCAAATTGAACAACGGGAAGTAAAAGTGAGGTTACGAATAAAGTGACAACACAAGTTTGCATCTCTAGTCCGGGAAATCCTCTTTGTCACCTTCTATCAATCCCTGTTGCTATTCGAAAGATGTTCTCATCAATCCGGAGTGTGTCGAGAATCTATCCTGCCCTGAGACAAGCAGTTTTTCTGCATAAAAGCACAGAAATCCCCAATGTTTACATTCAATCTCGGAGCATTTTTCTCACCCAGAAATGTGCCAAGAGCAAGGACAGAAAGAAGGAACAGAAGAAGCCGGGAAAAGTGGAAATAAATGAGGATGTCCTTCGGGAACACGTCAAATATGACGCTTTGTTGGGTCAAATGCAGAAAGCCATTGAAAATCTCAAGGAAGAATACatcaaaaatatctcactgCGCTCCTCAACCGGTGCCCTGGAAGAGCTCAAAGTTCGCGTGGATGGGAAGGACCACAAGCTACAGGAACTTGGGCAGATCATAAGGAAGAATCCCCAAGTGATTGTGATAAATTTGAGTGGATTTCCACAGACAATCCCAGCAGTTCTGGCCACCCTGCAGAAGAGTGGCATGAACCTCAATCCTCAGCAGGATGGCACAACGCTCTTTGTCTCAGTGCCTCCAGTCACGAAGGAGCACAGAGAGAATCTGGCCAAAGGTGCCAAAGCACTCTTCATCAAGTGCAGAGACACAATCCGAACTGCCCAGAATGACACAGTGAAAAAGATTAAGAAATCAGGGAGTGTTAGTGAGGATGTCAGCTTTAGCATCCAACATCAGGTTGTGGCCATTGGGGACAAATTTGTTGCAGAAGCAgaaaaaattcacgaaattaagCACAAAGAATTGTTGGGTGAGAAAAAATAGCCCTAAGATGActgaaaaattgttcaaattagACAGActtccaataaaattatttttatgcaaAGTTCAAATGCTCTTCAAGTGATAAGCTTGAAATCAGTGTTTTTTATTAGGCAGAGACTGCTCTTGAAAACTTATCTTTGATGATACGGAGTTCAGaccttatggtgctattccaaagaaaaattaacatgtttttctTTAGtgtttactgttctcaagtgcttctgcattatcgacttctctTTTTGGTTTCTGTTACTGTTTTAGAACGCTGCAAGACCTGGGGAAAACATTCAAGACACAAACCAATacgaagaaaagtcgataatgcagtagCACTTGATAACAGTACAGTGCTAAAAACCATTTTCATCAagaggtaactcatattgagaaatctTAGGAACCCTTGTAAAATGTCCGAGAAATGCTTCGAGGggttaaaaagggtaatatttacaccgatttcggatcaatactgcagggtaaaattaacatttccggaatgttgttttGAAATGTAACTtccgaaaattctgcaaaattttgctctagggtggaatcaccacttctcgccagtgccccacttttcgccacttatatcgaaatcgctatttttcgcgacttatgaaataaatgagccgcaaagttatttgtatttttactgctactacgtatagagtcaaaaaataataattattcgttttggatttacgattttgagtatttttaagagcaatattttaagcaagtgcatcgaatccaatatttcttaccaaatatactaagtctcatcaaatttttatcaagcaaaatatacctttttggataaataatttgactattgaatatttaattacacttgtgtaatacatgaaatttgtatttagttattaatatttcattttatattattttcgtataaaaatgaggcatggcgagaagtggtattATTCTGGAATTCATTTTACCatctgtcgccatatcttttcaataggcgacgctaacttcacttcgtagattctcaattgtcaaatctgcattgtttacctTTTACAATagtcctataatttgatttctcaaataaaagttaagaaaaatcatttaaagtgagtaataataaggtgttcatgaggaaaaagaaatgctgaatgtattctttgcataatattgctcaaaataatcgagtttgaagcTTTCcgagtgggtggcgagaagtggttacaaaactggcgaaaagtggtaaaaagtggcgacaaagtggttatttttgcattgttaataaaaatcagtttttaagtagttcagcattaaattgtaggactattgttttcacgtatctagagctaatacatctaagtaactttatgtcaaatttaaattatcttGCAATAAGGGTTCAGATGTTatcataaaatgaattttctttttcctaaacatggcgataagtggttactccaccctaaggtggatccgatcgttgtatgaaaattctacagaatttctacagaaaattttatgaattttcggcactttTCTCAAGATGTCGTCATGTCAAAATTTTCtgggaaattatttatcaactttgTGCGCCGAACcatttaaaatcatcaaaatcggattaaaaatagggtaatgacaattttttttcaacaaagttcaaggttttttttttattctaagaaCATCTCAAACCAAATTTCCTCATAGAAAAACTTTACTCAGATCCATGAGAACGTTTTTGTATATCTATCGAAATCAGTTAAATCGTCAAGATCGGCGCAAAAATAGgagaaagaaaacaattttccgAAAGGGCACTTGCTAAAGCTAAagggatttttttcaaaaattgcctGATCTCTAGCCGTGTTACGAATtttcggacaaataaaaaataaaagatgaaaaaaatgtattttcaagataaatcaattatatgcgctttaccgattcattaccgattgagaCCGAAACTAAATTACGTCAAAAGCTCTGTAGGTGCCCTAAATCaaacccagcaacgaaagagttccctgttcgacctgtcgcgacggtggcggcctcccaaatgttcagaaagtggtggccatcaaaggccactattgcttcaaccgcgttcgctttttcccagcccgtaaggatttacattggaccgaaccctgttccgaacgcgtttgctgaacgatgttcaaacagggaactttcgttggtGGGAAGGTACCCCTAGTTCCTCTATTCgacattgaaatttcgaatatcGATTTTAGCCCTCTAGCGGTAGTCATATCAGTTAAGATGTCCTGAAGagtcccgtcaaatcattgctctacctgccgattttactcggaggttttttgaattgtaacggtatattctagtacattcagaggaaatctgtagattttcggcagaaattcttccgaaaatctgcagattctcggcacaATTTCTGCATAGAAAATCTACATAGTCtccattttctcaacaaaaatattgttaatttatcaagaaactgtagaagtttcaaagaaaatggtatactctgcttaacaagcattaccgagtacacatttaagataagtaaaaagttgcgagcaaaaatacaaatttcttaaaaatcgccaattgaatgatacaaaaacaggAAATTTAGGTtgacactgtgtttaaagatattatttcactattctctatttatacgacgtcgcagaattctttattttatataaacactgtggaatcaccaagaatcactctattgaattttgcaaacttcagtgaaaaatatttccatcttttctgacacctgtctggaaagtctggaatgtagaaaaaaatctacagaaaatcggcgaaatatctacagaaattcatcagagtATGCatcaggattcgtcagaaaatctgcaaaaatatcTCACGatttttgtcccaagcccaaataaaattcgtaggaatatctacagatttctcggaagattttctgcagaggtgtagatattttctgcagaaaacttagatatctgacgaaattatttgacgggaatttcaaagaaaattttgacaGAACGACATATTGGGgaaagtgccgaaaattcatAGTTTTCTGTataaattctgcagaattttcatacaatcgGATCCacttttagaacaaaattctgcagaattttcggcagttacattttcaaatttgacgaatttctgcaaaatttgccgggtgggatgTTTTTTACAGACTTTTCgaggaattttctaaaatcgattCAAGACAATTGGTTGGGAAAATACATTGCTCCTCAAGATAGatattttctgataagaaaactCTGATCCCCAGCCCCGCGATCCCctaaatttttcgattaatccatgagaaattgaactttttaggaatatttaataagaaatgtcTTAATGGGTTAATTGAATGAGAACTCTAAAAAGGGTTAAATAGCTAGATTTTAGAGAATAAAGACTCACCGAACTGAAAGTTCCATCGAGGTAGAGGATCTTCTTGTACTCGTCAATGTGCTTCTTGAATTTCATCTTGAGCATCAGCAGATTGTGCTTGCTGTTGATCTGGATGAGAGTTGTAGTGACGCTCCTAATATCTTCGTACATTTGGTCAATCCTTCGGTACTGCAGCGTTAGATCCGGCATGGCGACAGTCTTGACCACAGGTTCAGCTTCCACGACAACCGTTTTCTCAGTCTCCAGCCTCTTGATCTTCTCCTCCTGCTGCTTGATGATCTGCTTCAGCCTCTCGATCTCCTCCTCCTGACGCGCCGTCTTCTTGGCATAGAACTCAACTGGAAGGTTGGATTTGAGGATGTTCTGCCGACAAGTCGTGCGAATCTTCTTGGCACGCATTGCGTACTTGAGGGTATTGTAGGTGTCATCGTACATTAGGGACGATGGGGATACATTGGCTATCATCACGGTCTGACAATTCCCACCCAAACTATCCTTGAGGATTCTCGTGAGATTGGAGTCTCTGAAAAGGGTCAAAGGGTTCCAGTTTCTTGTCCTCCGGGGCAAATTAGGGGAATAATCTTACCTATACGGGATGTGCTCGAGTCCATCTGCCAGTTTATTGATGCAATTCCCAAGAGCCAGGAGAGATTTATTGATACTGGCACCTTCCTTAAATCTCACTCCAATTCCCTTCGTACTGGACGCCCTCTCGCTCCCCGCCAAATCAATCATTGACAGCTTCACAGTTCGCTTCTGTCCAGACTTCTTATCACCCATCCGGATGTGCACTTGAAAGATTGCATGACTCCGGGAACTTTCTGCATTTGCATCTGTTGGATGCTGCGTGCGA
Proteins encoded in this window:
- the LOC129804888 gene encoding kinesin-like protein KIF18A; amino-acid sequence: MGRMNRKEGKMRVAVRVRPFNRRELEANQRTIIRVLDGQNLLFDPDDDEDEFFFQGAKVKHRDVTKRIRKKLPMEYDHVFGAEATNDDVYDLCMKPLIASVMDGYNCSVFVYGATGAGKTFTMLGNEQFPGITYLTIQELFRQMEELVNERKFDIGVSYLEVYNEQVMNLLTKTGPLKLREDSSGVVVSGLSLKPIYCAKELITLLTLGNQNRTQHPTDANAESSRSHAIFQVHIRMGDKKSGQKRTVKLSMIDLAGSERASSTKGIGVRFKEGASINKSLLALGNCINKLADGLEHIPYRDSNLTRILKDSLGGNCQTVMIANVSPSSLMYDDTYNTLKYAMRAKKIRTTCRQNILKSNLPVEFYAKKTARQEEEIERLKQIIKQQEEKIKRLETEKTVVVEAEPVVKTVAMPDLTLQYRRIDQMYEDIRSVTTTLIQINSKHNLLMLKMKFKKHIDEYKKILYLDGTFSSDASRLEASIDKYSRQLDDQKKIIVEWEAKHKNLLEDLQKLRQEMQEREGHEMLEMYMRNKDLERKVLYQDQGQLHTNKTMILMKNELDNMKNALLLSCEIIQQNYLLMRANKYTMDVNMKRKYQKLVKLVEGKANIKFADEEQEDSFESLSKIRALDFGMGIGVIGGKRLQEADDVINRNPAKRKKLIMDDGVPPVPLFAPSDPNATQILSGIEPLESATNEPEGGLGAEMNHTFRVPSVLTEQKNNVPGPSVHLAKNFKLKSSPKRFNKVTSNENKRISPYRIKKSPKTIRKHAPVNKGISHPALQGRLEKKESVVQKFWK
- the LOC129804938 gene encoding ribosome-recycling factor, mitochondrial, encoding MFSSIRSVSRIYPALRQAVFLHKSTEIPNVYIQSRSIFLTQKCAKSKDRKKEQKKPGKVEINEDVLREHVKYDALLGQMQKAIENLKEEYIKNISLRSSTGALEELKVRVDGKDHKLQELGQIIRKNPQVIVINLSGFPQTIPAVLATLQKSGMNLNPQQDGTTLFVSVPPVTKEHRENLAKGAKALFIKCRDTIRTAQNDTVKKIKKSGSVSEDVSFSIQHQVVAIGDKFVAEAEKIHEIKHKELLGEKK